The following are from one region of the Halobellus limi genome:
- a CDS encoding formate--tetrahydrofolate ligase: protein MTSEDDGGFPTDYEIAKDAEKEPIKDVLEPWGIDNDDIELYGDYKAKLSHEGVDRLRDNAENKEGNLVLVTGMTPTPMGEGKTVTTVGLGQTLNHVGEDAMIAIREPSLGPVFGVKGGAAGGGYSQVLPMEDINLHFTGDLHALTSAHNLIAAMLDAKISQDDEFDVDINDVAWPRAMDMNERALRDIVVGLGGKSGGTPRESRFLLTAASELMAVLCLAEDLADLKERIARIIVAYDTDGEPITVDDVDATGPAAMLLKDAIKPNLVQTIEGTPAFVHGGPFANIAHGTNSLIADKTAFGMGDYLVTEAGFGSDLGAEKFMNIVCRLGDMTPNAVVLVSTVRALKYHGMGMWPADLEEVKEAGVDELEAGFANLDKHVRNLQKFGVPVVVALNRFPDDTDEEVQAVLDHCREDLGVRIAESNVFAEGSEGGVDLAENVVEAVDEGDEDEFDHLYPDDAPIKEKIETVATEVYGADGVNFTGGAEDDIERLNDLGFDDAPVCLSKTFHSLSDDPSKKGAPEGWELEVRELYPSAGAGFIVALTGDVLDMPGLPATPAAAGMDIDEDGNISGLF from the coding sequence ATGACGTCCGAAGACGACGGCGGTTTCCCCACAGATTACGAGATCGCAAAGGACGCGGAGAAAGAACCGATCAAAGACGTTCTCGAGCCGTGGGGCATCGACAACGACGACATCGAACTGTACGGCGACTACAAGGCGAAACTGTCCCACGAGGGCGTCGACCGCCTCCGCGACAACGCCGAGAACAAGGAGGGCAACCTCGTACTCGTGACGGGGATGACGCCGACGCCGATGGGCGAGGGCAAGACGGTCACGACCGTCGGCCTCGGCCAGACGCTCAACCACGTCGGCGAGGACGCGATGATCGCGATCCGCGAGCCGTCGCTCGGGCCGGTCTTCGGCGTCAAGGGCGGCGCGGCCGGCGGCGGCTACTCGCAGGTGCTCCCGATGGAGGACATCAACCTCCACTTCACCGGTGACCTCCACGCGCTCACCTCCGCGCACAACCTCATCGCGGCGATGCTCGACGCGAAGATCTCCCAGGACGACGAGTTCGACGTCGACATCAACGACGTCGCGTGGCCGCGCGCGATGGACATGAACGAGCGGGCGCTCCGCGACATCGTCGTCGGTCTCGGCGGCAAGTCCGGCGGGACGCCGCGGGAGAGCCGGTTCCTCCTGACGGCGGCCTCCGAACTGATGGCCGTCCTCTGTCTCGCCGAGGACCTCGCGGACCTCAAAGAGCGCATCGCGCGCATCATCGTCGCCTACGACACGGACGGCGAGCCGATCACCGTCGACGACGTCGACGCCACCGGCCCGGCCGCGATGCTCCTGAAGGACGCGATCAAGCCGAACCTCGTCCAGACCATCGAGGGCACGCCCGCGTTCGTCCACGGCGGCCCCTTCGCGAACATCGCTCACGGCACCAACTCCCTGATCGCCGACAAGACGGCGTTCGGGATGGGCGATTACCTCGTCACCGAGGCCGGCTTCGGCTCGGACCTCGGCGCCGAGAAGTTCATGAACATCGTCTGCCGTCTCGGCGACATGACGCCGAACGCGGTCGTGCTCGTCTCGACCGTGCGCGCGCTGAAGTACCACGGGATGGGGATGTGGCCCGCCGACCTCGAAGAGGTCAAAGAGGCCGGCGTCGACGAACTCGAAGCCGGCTTCGCGAACCTCGACAAGCACGTCCGCAACCTCCAGAAGTTCGGCGTCCCGGTCGTCGTCGCGCTCAACCGCTTCCCCGACGACACCGACGAGGAGGTCCAGGCCGTCCTCGATCACTGTCGCGAGGACCTCGGCGTCCGCATCGCCGAGTCGAACGTCTTCGCCGAGGGCAGCGAGGGCGGCGTCGACCTCGCCGAGAACGTCGTCGAGGCCGTCGACGAGGGCGATGAGGACGAGTTCGACCACCTCTACCCCGACGACGCGCCGATCAAAGAGAAGATCGAGACCGTCGCGACCGAGGTCTACGGCGCAGACGGCGTCAACTTCACCGGCGGCGCCGAGGACGACATCGAACGGCTGAACGACCTCGGCTTCGACGACGCGCCGGTCTGCCTCTCGAAGACGTTCCACTCGCTCAGCGACGACCCCTCGAAGAAGGGCGCGCCCGAGGGCTGGGAACTCGAAGTCCGCGAGCTGTACCCCTCCGCGGGCGCGGGCTTCATCGTCGCGCTGACGGGCGACGTGCTCGACATGCCGGGCCTGCCGGCGACCCCCGCCGCGGCCGGAATGGACATCGACGAGGACGGCAACATCAGCGGCCTGTTCTAG
- a CDS encoding VOC family protein, which produces MSPEVARLGHVALETPDLEESLAFFGDTVGLEVVERSGGTAYLRAVEEWDHHSLSLTEADESGIDHVGWQTEEPEHVAAFAEQFEAQGMDVTWIEEGAEAGQGEAIRFEVPNGHRFELYGEMAKPDAPEERRSRLKNRQYDPTDNDPIAPNRIDHLQIWDQDAKECAEWIREELGYQVQEYYDLEDGSRWGTFLSACGVKIDLAIVQSENDDDDAAVHHVAYEVDSANDLFEAHNVMNENRVPVDGIGQHGISRGEFMYARDPTSGHRIEFNTGSYLTLDPHWEPVAWEENDISDGDDHQWIGGIDSLERVRY; this is translated from the coding sequence ATGTCACCGGAAGTCGCACGGCTGGGACACGTCGCACTGGAGACGCCGGATCTGGAGGAATCGCTAGCCTTCTTCGGCGACACGGTGGGCCTGGAGGTCGTCGAACGGAGCGGGGGGACGGCGTACCTCCGCGCCGTCGAGGAGTGGGATCACCACTCGCTCAGCCTGACCGAGGCCGACGAGTCCGGGATCGACCACGTCGGGTGGCAGACCGAGGAACCGGAGCACGTGGCGGCGTTCGCCGAGCAGTTCGAAGCGCAGGGAATGGACGTCACCTGGATCGAGGAGGGCGCGGAGGCGGGCCAGGGCGAGGCGATCCGCTTCGAGGTGCCGAACGGCCACCGCTTCGAGCTCTACGGCGAGATGGCGAAGCCCGACGCCCCCGAGGAACGGCGTTCGCGGCTGAAGAATCGCCAGTACGATCCCACCGACAACGATCCGATCGCCCCGAACCGCATCGACCACCTCCAGATCTGGGACCAGGACGCGAAGGAGTGCGCCGAGTGGATCCGGGAGGAACTGGGCTACCAGGTCCAGGAGTACTACGACCTCGAGGACGGGTCGCGCTGGGGGACGTTCCTGAGCGCCTGCGGCGTCAAGATCGACCTCGCGATCGTCCAGTCGGAGAACGACGACGACGACGCCGCGGTCCACCACGTCGCCTACGAGGTCGACTCGGCGAACGACCTCTTCGAGGCCCACAACGTGATGAACGAGAACCGGGTTCCGGTCGACGGGATCGGTCAACACGGCATCTCCCGCGGGGAGTTCATGTACGCCCGCGACCCCACCAGCGGGCACAGGATCGAGTTCAACACCGGGAGTTACCTCACGCTGGATCCCCACTGGGAGCCGGTCGCCTGGGAGGAAAACGACATCAGCGACGGCGACGACCACCAGTGGATCGGCGGTATCGACTCGCTGGAGCGCGTGAGGTACTGA
- the fdhF gene encoding formate dehydrogenase subunit alpha produces MSSDEQDPVKTICPYCGVGCGIQVQPGEDPGDMRFMPWGDAPVNDGRVCIKGGAATQVVDHEDRLTDPLIKEDGEFREASWEEAYERIVSEMEEIREEFGPDAMGFFGSSKTMNEENYLLQKLARRYGTNNVDNCTRMCHASTVYALRTSLGAGAMTNSMEDLMNEADVLWIQGANPAEQHPIANSNYFRQAVLDGATVIQVDPHANKTTTSFDIEETERHQHLQLEPGTDIPLLNIVLKTVLENDWVDEEFVEERTEGIEDLRETLEDFDKEAAAEECGVPLEDIELAAEKYATADNAAIFTGMGMSQHTCGVDNVQNEINLALATGNLGRPGTGVNPLRGQNNVQGTSDVGAMPNVLPGYQLVDDDEARESVEDVWGFEIPDEPGLTNVEITQSIGEQIQGMYVMGENPVMSEPNANHVSDLLDELGFLVVQDIFMTETAEYADVVLPATTWAERGGTVTNTDRRVQRMRGVQKVHENTKHDLDILCEVGTRLFGEGFDFDTPEEVFEELRQVCPSYHGMTYDALGEEGIHWPCYEPGDEGDQYLYEDGFDTESGLGQIEGVTHQPPKEVPDEEYPLILTTARLEEHYNTGTMSRRSPRLNKQYPENFVDVHPNDAERYGIEDGEKITLKSRRGEIEVEAHVTEDIKEGVVWTTPHFAAASANRLTNDVLDERANIPEYKAAAAEIEVGVEPSETSDAPADD; encoded by the coding sequence ATGTCGAGTGACGAACAAGACCCCGTGAAGACGATCTGTCCGTACTGCGGCGTCGGCTGCGGGATCCAGGTACAGCCCGGAGAGGACCCCGGCGATATGCGGTTTATGCCGTGGGGCGACGCGCCGGTGAACGACGGGCGCGTCTGCATCAAGGGCGGCGCGGCGACGCAGGTCGTCGACCACGAGGACCGGCTCACCGACCCGCTGATCAAGGAGGACGGCGAGTTCCGCGAGGCCTCCTGGGAGGAGGCCTACGAGCGGATCGTCTCCGAGATGGAGGAGATCCGCGAGGAGTTCGGCCCCGACGCGATGGGCTTCTTCGGCTCCTCGAAGACGATGAACGAGGAGAACTACCTCCTCCAGAAGCTCGCGCGCCGCTACGGCACGAACAACGTCGACAACTGCACGCGGATGTGCCACGCCTCGACGGTGTACGCGCTGCGGACGAGCCTCGGCGCGGGCGCGATGACCAACAGCATGGAGGACCTGATGAACGAGGCCGACGTGCTGTGGATCCAGGGCGCGAACCCCGCCGAGCAGCACCCCATCGCCAACAGCAACTACTTCCGACAGGCCGTCCTCGACGGCGCGACGGTCATCCAGGTCGACCCCCACGCCAACAAGACGACGACCTCCTTCGACATCGAGGAGACCGAACGTCACCAGCACCTCCAGCTGGAGCCGGGCACGGACATCCCGCTTCTCAACATCGTCCTGAAGACGGTGCTGGAGAACGACTGGGTCGACGAGGAGTTCGTCGAAGAGCGCACCGAGGGCATCGAGGACCTCCGCGAGACGCTGGAGGACTTCGACAAGGAGGCCGCCGCCGAGGAGTGCGGCGTCCCGCTCGAGGACATCGAACTCGCCGCCGAGAAGTACGCGACGGCCGACAACGCCGCCATCTTCACCGGGATGGGGATGAGCCAGCACACCTGCGGCGTCGACAACGTCCAGAACGAGATCAACCTCGCGCTGGCCACCGGTAACCTCGGTCGCCCCGGCACGGGCGTCAACCCGCTCCGCGGACAGAACAACGTCCAGGGGACCTCCGACGTCGGCGCGATGCCGAACGTCCTGCCCGGCTACCAGCTCGTCGACGACGACGAGGCTCGCGAGAGCGTCGAGGACGTCTGGGGGTTCGAGATCCCCGACGAGCCCGGCCTGACGAACGTCGAGATCACCCAGAGCATCGGCGAGCAGATCCAGGGGATGTACGTGATGGGCGAGAACCCCGTCATGTCCGAACCCAACGCCAACCACGTCTCCGACCTCCTCGACGAGCTCGGCTTCCTGGTGGTCCAGGACATCTTCATGACCGAGACCGCCGAGTACGCCGACGTCGTGCTGCCGGCGACGACGTGGGCCGAGCGCGGCGGCACCGTCACCAACACCGACCGCCGCGTCCAGCGGATGCGCGGCGTCCAGAAGGTCCACGAGAACACCAAGCACGACCTCGACATCCTGTGTGAGGTCGGAACGCGACTGTTCGGCGAGGGCTTCGACTTCGACACGCCCGAGGAAGTGTTCGAGGAGCTCCGCCAGGTCTGCCCGAGCTACCACGGGATGACCTACGACGCGCTCGGCGAGGAGGGCATCCACTGGCCCTGCTACGAACCGGGCGACGAGGGCGATCAGTACCTCTATGAGGACGGCTTCGACACCGAGAGCGGCCTCGGGCAGATCGAGGGCGTCACCCACCAGCCGCCGAAGGAGGTGCCCGACGAGGAGTACCCGCTCATCCTCACGACCGCGCGGCTCGAAGAGCACTACAACACCGGGACGATGAGCCGACGCTCGCCGCGGCTCAACAAGCAGTACCCCGAGAACTTCGTCGACGTCCACCCGAACGACGCCGAGCGCTACGGCATCGAGGACGGCGAGAAGATCACGCTGAAGTCCCGCCGCGGCGAGATCGAGGTCGAAGCGCACGTCACCGAGGACATCAAGGAGGGCGTCGTCTGGACGACGCCGCACTTCGCTGCGGCCTCGGCGAACCGGCTGACGAACGACGTCCTCGACGAGCGAGCGAACATCCCCGAGTACAAGGCCGCCGCCGCGGAGATCGAAGTCGGCGTCGAGCCCTCGGAGACGAGCGACGCGCCGGCCGACGACTGA
- a CDS encoding CBS domain-containing protein, with translation MEFDEVTVEEYMTTDVDTVAPDAWVTDVVDRLKEGSQYSGFPVVDDDRTLLGYVGAIDLLERPGDESVATVMSRDPVVVRPEMTVKNAARVILRTGHQFLPVVDGERTLLGTFSNGDAVRSGIERTTPTKVQSTREMLERSHDATVDVSERGVSVDALVPTQREVYADELEGRKYELQHELAEPLIVVSSGSERFLVDGHHRAMAARQLGIERTLAYVLTVPEGDVGELGFRKVARVAGLESLADIDVNDYLQHPLIEKTDPTQEG, from the coding sequence TTGGAGTTCGACGAGGTCACCGTCGAGGAGTACATGACGACGGACGTCGACACCGTCGCGCCCGACGCCTGGGTGACCGACGTGGTCGACCGCCTGAAGGAGGGATCGCAGTACAGCGGCTTCCCGGTCGTCGACGACGACCGGACCCTGCTCGGGTACGTCGGTGCGATCGACCTCCTGGAGCGGCCCGGCGACGAGTCGGTGGCGACCGTGATGAGCCGCGACCCGGTCGTGGTGAGACCCGAGATGACGGTGAAGAACGCGGCGCGCGTGATCCTCCGGACCGGCCATCAGTTCCTCCCGGTCGTCGACGGCGAGCGGACACTGCTCGGGACGTTCTCGAACGGGGACGCGGTCAGAAGCGGGATCGAGCGGACGACGCCGACGAAGGTCCAGAGCACCAGAGAGATGCTCGAACGGAGCCACGACGCCACCGTCGACGTGTCCGAGCGCGGGGTGTCGGTCGACGCGCTCGTCCCGACTCAGCGGGAGGTGTACGCCGACGAACTCGAGGGGCGGAAGTACGAACTCCAGCACGAACTCGCGGAGCCGTTGATCGTCGTCTCCTCCGGGTCCGAACGGTTCCTCGTCGACGGCCACCACCGCGCGATGGCCGCCCGGCAGCTGGGCATCGAACGAACGCTCGCGTACGTCCTCACGGTTCCGGAGGGCGACGTCGGCGAACTCGGATTCCGGAAGGTGGCGCGAGTGGCGGGCCTGGAGTCGCTGGCCGACATCGACGTCAACGACTACCTCCAGCACCCGCTCATCGAGAAGACCGATCCGACCCAGGAGGGTTGA
- a CDS encoding aldehyde ferredoxin oxidoreductase family protein has product MTDGAPTDLLHVDLSAGSVERERLPDRWLAEYVGGKGLGARYLYDRLEPGTDPLGPANYLLFTLGPLSGLLPGEPQFAAITRSPLTGTFLDSYSGGEFASSLVGALGGALGVAITGQADEPTVLEIADGTATLSPADDLWGRDVVETCDAFEGAVACAGPAGENRVRYATIASDGGDHHAGRGGAGAVMGAKRLKAVVARGSQPEPSREVAALRDEYERRYREHDVGRWHAASATLETVDFADEVGVLSTRGWQEGSFDGAADIGIDAVREAAVAREADGDSEIPGGFRVETEAGESVPRGATPMSLGAGLGIDDFDAVAALGQDCDRLGIDVISAGNAVAWTVRAVEAGIVDVPDAPDALGSTPDFGDEEAARGLIDAIAHREDGVPDALADGVEAAAERLGGADLVPTIKSMELPAYDPRGSPTMALAYATSDRGACHRRSLPAETEVFEGDSWDDTDRVRLVIREQTITSVLWSLIADDFAGAVLEDDLGAEWLSTVDATAPTDPAELLRVGERTWTLTRLFNVREGFDASDETLPSVFERPLAGGPASGDAIDTDWFDGLRRRYYAARGWNEEGIPTRDLLDRLDLLDVVDDDTPVAGRDSIARRSD; this is encoded by the coding sequence ATGACCGACGGGGCCCCCACGGACCTGCTTCACGTCGATCTGAGCGCCGGCTCCGTCGAACGCGAGCGGCTTCCCGACCGGTGGCTCGCCGAGTACGTCGGGGGCAAAGGACTCGGGGCACGGTACCTGTACGACCGCCTCGAACCGGGGACGGATCCGCTCGGTCCGGCCAACTACCTCCTGTTCACGTTGGGCCCGCTCAGCGGCCTGCTCCCGGGTGAACCCCAGTTCGCGGCGATCACCCGCTCGCCGCTGACGGGCACGTTCCTCGACTCCTACAGCGGCGGCGAGTTCGCCTCCTCCCTCGTCGGCGCGCTCGGCGGCGCGCTCGGCGTGGCGATCACGGGCCAGGCCGACGAACCCACCGTCCTCGAAATCGCCGACGGGACAGCGACGCTCTCTCCCGCGGACGACCTCTGGGGTCGGGACGTCGTCGAGACGTGTGACGCCTTCGAGGGCGCCGTCGCGTGTGCCGGTCCCGCGGGCGAGAACCGGGTGCGTTATGCGACCATCGCGTCCGACGGCGGCGACCACCACGCCGGCCGCGGCGGTGCGGGCGCGGTGATGGGGGCGAAACGGCTGAAGGCGGTCGTCGCCCGCGGATCGCAACCCGAACCGTCCCGGGAGGTCGCGGCGCTCCGCGACGAGTACGAGCGCCGGTACCGCGAACACGACGTCGGCCGCTGGCACGCCGCGAGCGCGACGCTCGAGACCGTCGACTTCGCCGACGAGGTGGGCGTCCTCTCGACCCGCGGCTGGCAGGAGGGCTCCTTCGACGGCGCGGCGGACATCGGTATCGACGCGGTTCGAGAGGCGGCAGTCGCGCGGGAGGCCGACGGCGACTCCGAGATTCCCGGCGGGTTCCGCGTCGAAACCGAGGCCGGCGAGTCGGTGCCGCGCGGGGCAACGCCGATGTCGCTCGGCGCGGGCCTCGGCATCGACGACTTCGACGCGGTCGCCGCCCTCGGTCAGGACTGCGACCGGCTCGGGATCGACGTCATCAGCGCCGGTAACGCCGTCGCCTGGACCGTCCGCGCCGTCGAGGCCGGCATCGTCGACGTCCCCGACGCCCCCGACGCACTCGGGTCGACCCCCGACTTCGGCGACGAGGAGGCCGCACGGGGGCTCATCGACGCGATCGCCCACCGGGAGGACGGCGTCCCGGACGCCCTCGCAGACGGGGTCGAGGCCGCCGCCGAGCGACTCGGCGGGGCCGACCTCGTGCCGACGATCAAGTCGATGGAACTCCCGGCCTACGACCCGCGGGGGTCGCCGACGATGGCGCTGGCGTACGCGACGAGCGACCGCGGGGCGTGTCACCGGCGTTCGCTCCCGGCAGAGACGGAGGTGTTCGAGGGCGACTCCTGGGACGACACCGACCGCGTCCGCCTCGTGATCCGCGAGCAGACGATCACCTCCGTCCTCTGGAGCCTGATCGCCGACGACTTCGCGGGCGCGGTGCTGGAGGACGACCTCGGGGCCGAGTGGCTGTCGACGGTCGACGCCACCGCACCGACGGACCCGGCCGAGCTGCTCCGCGTCGGCGAACGCACCTGGACGCTGACCCGACTGTTCAACGTCCGCGAGGGCTTCGACGCGTCCGACGAGACGCTCCCCTCTGTGTTCGAGCGACCGCTCGCGGGCGGCCCCGCCTCCGGCGACGCCATCGACACCGACTGGTTCGACGGCCTTCGCCGCCGCTACTACGCGGCCCGCGGGTGGAACGAGGAGGGGATTCCGACCCGCGACCTCCTCGACCGATTGGACCTCCTCGACGTCGTCGACGACGACACCCCGGTCGCCGGGCGCGACTCGATCGCGCGCCGTAGCGACTGA
- a CDS encoding Rid family detoxifying hydrolase — translation MKRTISTDDAPAAVGAYSQATTNGSLLITAGQLPLTTDGELLDDESVADQTRQCLRNVEAILESEGLSLSDVLKTTVFLDDIDDFDEFNEAYSEFFEEEPPARSAVGAGAVPKGAAVEIEAIATTE, via the coding sequence ATGAAGCGAACCATCAGCACCGACGACGCACCCGCGGCGGTCGGCGCGTACAGCCAGGCGACGACGAACGGCAGCCTCCTGATCACGGCGGGCCAGCTCCCGCTGACGACCGACGGCGAACTCCTCGACGACGAGTCCGTCGCCGATCAGACGCGACAGTGTCTCCGGAACGTCGAGGCGATCCTCGAATCCGAGGGCCTCTCGCTGTCTGACGTCCTGAAGACGACGGTCTTCCTCGACGACATCGACGACTTCGACGAGTTCAACGAGGCCTACAGCGAGTTCTTCGAGGAGGAACCGCCCGCCCGGAGCGCCGTCGGGGCCGGAGCTGTCCCGAAGGGCGCCGCCGTCGAGATCGAAGCCATCGCGACGACCGAGTAG
- a CDS encoding DMT family transporter, whose translation MNPAILFGLGTMLAWGFWITFGNVASNSIDPETAAFVSYLTATVVTGLYVVVSDASLAVTNRGLLYSAVAGVAAAIGVVSTFVGVTVGSTAIVSTIGGMYFVTAAVISVAALGEPLSIQKAAGIGLALVAIVIINQ comes from the coding sequence ATGAACCCGGCGATCCTCTTCGGCCTCGGGACGATGCTCGCGTGGGGCTTTTGGATCACGTTCGGGAACGTGGCCTCGAACAGCATCGATCCGGAAACGGCGGCGTTCGTCTCCTACCTGACCGCGACGGTCGTGACCGGGCTCTACGTCGTCGTCTCCGACGCCTCTCTCGCGGTAACGAACCGGGGACTGCTCTACTCGGCCGTCGCCGGCGTCGCGGCCGCCATCGGCGTCGTCTCGACGTTCGTCGGCGTCACCGTCGGCTCTACGGCGATCGTCTCGACCATCGGCGGGATGTACTTCGTGACGGCGGCCGTAATCAGCGTCGCCGCGCTCGGCGAACCGCTCTCGATCCAGAAGGCCGCGGGGATCGGCCTGGCGCTCGTCGCCATCGTCATCATCAACCAGTGA
- a CDS encoding NAD-binding protein, with protein sequence MVDSQGQSEERPFEEVFYPTDRVPFVEWREFSGAKSTVAVMAAITVLAFVTGLSNLSQPQPVVEGPLAAVLPLSRTFVRFAGVLFAFPLGLVTVGLQRRKRIAWLAAVGSLPGLALLPLTTGRTTEIPLLLLVFAAVPLLVANRDAFSQTLDLSSLQIAALTSILGVGLYGTVGAYGLRDQFLELDGWGDAFYYVIVTIATVGYGDITPVTVEAKLFSLSVILLGTGAFTVAVGALIGPAIESRMAAAFGTMTASELSLLEDHVVVLGYGDVTESFLERIDEETDLVVVTENADAASRLSGEGVEVLTDDPTDESALRDARVNVASGVAVAGDDDAENVLAVLAARNVNPDVRIVAVANEETHVEKLDAVGADEIIDLRAIGGRLLGESVLGENETGSGRRRSENDGGADPSTE encoded by the coding sequence GTGGTTGACTCACAGGGGCAGTCGGAGGAGCGGCCGTTCGAGGAGGTCTTCTATCCGACGGACCGCGTCCCGTTCGTCGAGTGGCGGGAGTTCTCCGGCGCGAAGTCGACCGTCGCGGTGATGGCCGCGATCACCGTCCTCGCGTTCGTGACCGGGCTCTCGAACCTGAGCCAACCGCAGCCGGTCGTCGAAGGTCCGCTCGCGGCGGTTCTCCCGCTCTCGCGGACGTTCGTACGGTTCGCGGGCGTGCTGTTCGCGTTTCCCCTCGGACTCGTGACCGTCGGACTGCAACGTCGAAAGCGGATCGCCTGGCTGGCCGCGGTGGGGTCGCTCCCCGGACTGGCGCTCCTCCCGCTGACCACGGGCCGGACGACCGAGATCCCGCTGCTCCTGCTCGTCTTCGCGGCCGTTCCCCTTCTCGTGGCGAACCGGGACGCGTTCAGTCAGACGCTCGACCTGTCCTCGCTGCAGATCGCGGCGCTGACGTCGATCCTCGGGGTCGGCCTGTACGGAACGGTAGGGGCCTACGGCCTCAGAGACCAGTTCCTGGAACTCGACGGGTGGGGCGACGCGTTCTACTACGTGATCGTCACCATCGCGACGGTCGGCTACGGCGACATCACCCCGGTGACGGTCGAGGCGAAACTGTTCTCGCTGTCGGTGATCCTCCTGGGGACCGGTGCGTTCACCGTCGCCGTGGGCGCGCTGATCGGCCCGGCGATCGAATCGCGGATGGCGGCGGCGTTCGGAACCATGACTGCATCAGAACTCTCGCTCCTCGAGGACCACGTGGTGGTCCTCGGGTACGGCGACGTGACCGAATCGTTCCTCGAACGGATCGACGAGGAGACAGACCTCGTGGTGGTGACCGAGAACGCGGACGCGGCCTCCCGGTTGTCCGGCGAAGGGGTCGAGGTACTGACCGACGACCCCACGGACGAGTCGGCGCTGCGAGACGCCCGGGTGAACGTCGCCAGCGGCGTCGCGGTCGCCGGCGACGACGACGCGGAGAACGTCCTCGCCGTCCTCGCCGCTCGAAACGTGAACCCCGACGTCCGGATCGTCGCCGTCGCCAACGAGGAGACCCACGTCGAGAAACTGGACGCGGTCGGTGCGGACGAGATCATCGACCTGCGCGCCATCGGCGGGCGTCTGCTCGGGGAGTCCGTGCTCGGGGAGAACGAGACCGGTTCCGGGCGCCGTCGGTCCGAGAACGACGGCGGAGCGGACCCCTCGACCGAATGA